The Celeribacter baekdonensis genomic interval GCGCGCCACGGCCTCCATCGCATAGGTGCCGCCGCCGGGAACGACCACGGCAGTGTCGGCATGATAGACCTCGCACAGGGTGGCGTGGATGTCGGTCATCACCTTTTGAAAGGCTTTCGACATATGGTTGAGCGAGCGGTCGGTGAAAACCACGGAAAATTCCATCAACCCATCCGGGTCGATATCAGAGCGCAATGCGGGCATGATGCCTCCTTAAAATCATAACAAACGGTGCCAAAGCGACACAATGGCTGTCCGTTCGGGGGATGGGCGCACAAACGTCTGGACAAGTGACCTAAGGTTCACAACACTTGCCCAAGCGTCACGCCACGGATCGGGCCAAAAAGAGCACCGGACGGGCGAAAACACAAGCGGTTCAAACCGCATCGGCGCATTGAGGCAGATCCGGGTCACGGACCCAAACCAGACAGGCAGAGCAGTCATGCCAACAGAGAATCTAATTGTGATGGGGTCCTCCCTCATCAACAATCCGATTGGCTATTCCCAAGACCCTTGGGGGGATGCCAATGACGGGGCCTATATCACCGGCGGCGACAGCGTTTTTGAAGATGATGACGTGATCGTTTTCACCGTGCAAAAGGTCAATCATGACGGCACTTTTGACGACAAAACCCAAATCACGGGGATTGAGGTCTATGACAATGCCGCCGACTATGTGAATGGCATCCCCAAATACACCTATGAGCTGGAAAAAGACGGCGGCTGGGGATGGGGGCATAACACAGTCAGCGGCGATGTCTCCACAAGCGTGCACAACATGGGCGACGCCTATCTGCATTTCCCCGCCAATGATTTCGTCAGCTCCGACCCAAACGCCCCGGATTTGAACTACCTGTTTTTGGCGCCGGGCGTGGATTTATCCGAAGCCTACCCGGTTTGGCTCTCGCATGAGCAAGGCATCGACTATAACGAAGACGGCTCCATTGCGGGCAGCGAGGTCGGCGACGGGGTCTTTACCACCGACAACAACCTATTTGCCGAAAATGAAATTGCCGCCGCGATTTGTTTGACCCGTGGAACGTTGATTGACACGCCCGAGGGGCCCAAATTTATCGAGACCCTGAGCGAAGGCGACCTCATTCATACGCTCGATGATGGACCGCAACCGATCCGCTGGATTGGGTCCCGCCGGGTCGTGGCCACGGGCAAACTCGCCCCGATCCGCATCAAAGCCGGTGCTTTGGGCAATTTCCGTGACCTCACCGTCTCACCCAATCACCGGATGATGATCCGTGGTCCAAAAGCCGAAATACTGTTTGGCGAACGCGATGTCTTGGTCGCGGCGAAACATTTGGTCAACGACAACACGATCCGCCACATGTCTGGCGGCACGGTGGAGTATTTTCACATGTTGTTTGACCGTCATCAAATCATCTTTGCCGAGGGCTGTCCGACCGAAAGCCTCTACCCCGGCCAAGAGGCCTTGGGCGCAGTCAACCCAGAGGCGCGGGCCGAGATTTTGACGCTGTTTCCCGAATTCGAACACGGAACACAACAGGCGGAACTGTCACGCTATGAATTGAAAGCCTGGGAGGCGCAGGCGCTCAAACACGCGTCTTAAACAGCCTCACATCTTGACGTCGCGGTATGATGGCTTAGATCGCGATATCAGAACAGAGTCCCAAAATTCAGACCTGCATCAGAGGACCCCAAAGGGGCATCGCAGGTTAAAAAACATTGAAGCAACGGGGCACTTCCCCAAACATAGGCAGAGCAGATGCCAACCGAAGACATTCTCGTGATGGGGTCCTCCCTCCTCGACAACGCGTCGATTGGGACCAACAGTGGCGGCACCAATGGCGGCAACATGATGATTCACAGCGGCGACATGGTGTTTCAGAGCGACGATGTGATTGTCATCACCGTTGAGAACGTCACTGACGGCGAAGTCACCGGCCAAAGCCGGATCGTCGGCATGGTGGTCTATGACACCCCTGCCGATTATGTGAACGGCACGCCCCTCTACACGTATCACCCGATGAATCCCGGCCAATACGCCAATATCCAAAGCGACATTTCGGGGCTGGGCGACACCTATCTGCGCTTTAACGCCAATGTGTTGGTCTCCTCCGATGGCGGGCCGCAGATCAACACCATTTTGATCGCACCCGGTCAGGACCTAAGCCAACTGCGCCCCGTCATCCAAATTGGCCATGAAACCGACATGGATTATGATGGCGACGGGGTGATCGACACCCAAGGTGACGGCAATTTCAACATCGACAACAACCTGATCGCCGAAGAGATCATCCATGGCGCGGTCTGTCTGACCCGTGGCACCTTGATCGACACCCCCAAAGGCCCGCGCTACATCGAAACACTCACCGAGGGCGATTTGGTCAATACGCTGGACGCCGGGCCACAACCGATCCGTTGGATCGGATCGCGCAAACTTGCGGCCCGTGGCCCCCTCGCCCCGGTGCTGATCCGGGCGGGCGCTTTGGGCAATCTGCGCGATCTCTGCGTGTCTCAAAACCACCGCATGTTGTTGCGTGGTCCGCAGGCCGAAGTGTTGTTTGGCGAACGCGATGTCTTGGTTGCGGCCAAACATTTGGTCAATGACACCACCATCCGGCTCAAACCGGGCGGCACGGTGGAGTATTTTCACATGCTGTTTGACCGTCATCAAATCATCTTTGCCGAAGGCTGCCCGACCGAAAGCCTCTACCCCGGCCAACAGGCGCTCAATTCCGTCACCACAGACTCGCGCGATGAAATTCTATCAGTGTTTCCCGAACTCCTGTGCGAAAGCCGTGATCCCCACCTGTCGCGCTACGAATTAAAAGCCTGGGAGGCACAGGCACTCAAACGCGCGAGCTGACACTTGCCCCTGACTGCGCCTGCGTTTAGAACGCAGGACAACAGGATACGCAGGGAGCCGCGACATGCTCGATCATCTCGAATTCACCACGCCAAAACCGAAAGTCATTTCGGGGGCAAAAGACGACTGGGAACTGGTGATCGGGATGGAAATCCACGCTCAGGTTGCCTCTCAATCCAAACTGTTCTCCGGCGCCTCGACGAAATTTGGCAATGAGCCGAACTCGAACGTCTCTTTCGTGGATGCGGCCATGCCCGGCATGTTGCCCGTGATCAACGAATTCTGCGTCGAACAGGCGGTGCGCACGGGGCTGGGCCTCAAGGCCGAGATCAACCTGTTCTCCGCCTTTGACCGCAAAAACTATTTCTACCCGGATCTGCCGCAGGGCTACCAGATTTCGCAGCTCTATCACCCGATCGTCGGCGAAGGCGAAGTTTTGGTCGATATGGAACCCGGTGTCGCCCGTTTGGTGCGCATCGAGCGCATCCATTTGGAACAAGACGCCGGAAAATCCATTCACGACATGGACCCGACCATGTCCTTTGTCGACCTGAACCGCACCGGTGTGGCCCTGATGGAAATCGTGTCCCGCCCGGACATTCGCGGGCCTGAAGAAGCCGCCGCCTATGTGCTCAAACTGCGTCAAATCCTGCGCTATCTGGGCACCTGCGATGGCAACATGCAAAACGGCAACCTGCGCGCCGATGTGAACGTCTCCGTCTGTCGTCCGGGTCAGTATGAAAAATACCAAGCGACCCAAGATTTTGGGCATCTCGGCACCCGCTGTGAGATCAAAAACATGAACTCGACGCGGTTCATCCAGATGGCAATTGATTACGAAGCCCGCCGTCAAATCGCAATTTTGGAAGACGGAGGCACGGTCGATCAGGAGACCCGTCTCTATGACGCTGACAAAAACGAAACCCGGTCGATGCGCTCCAAAGAAGAGGCGCATGACTACCGCTATTTCCCCTGCCCGGACCTTCTCCCGCTGGAGATCGAACAGGGCTGGGTTGATGACATCGCGAAGACCTTGCCCGAGCTGCCCGACGAGAAAAAAGCCCGCTTTGTCAAAGAGTTCGGCCTCTCGGAATATGACGCAAACGTGTTGACCGCCGACACTGCCAACGCCAGCTATTTCGAAGGCGTGGCCGCGGGCACAGACGGAAAACTGGCCGCAAACTGGGTGATCAACGAACTCTTTGGTCGTCTGAAAAAGGACGACAAAGACATCGAAACCTCGCCAGTGTCCCCCCAACAATTGGGCGGCATCGTCAAACTGATCAAATCCGGCGACATCTCTGGCAAGATCGCCAAAGACCTGTTTGAAATCGTCTACACCGAGGGCGGCATCCCGGCCGAGATCGTCGAAGCGCGCGGCATGAAACAGGTCACAGACACCGGCGCGATTGAAAAAGCGGTTGACGAAGTGATCGCCGCCAACCCCGGCCAGGTCGAAAAAGCGCAACAAAACCCGAAACTTGCGGGTTGGTTTGTGGGCCAGGTGATGAAAGCCACGGGTGGCAAGGCCAATCCCGGTGCAGTGGATGCATTGGTAAAGGCCAAACTCGGCCTCTAAATCACGCCGCCATCAAAGGTATAAAAGGCGTCCGTCATGGGCGCCTTTTTTCATAAACTCGCCCTTAACTCTCGGCGAGTAACTTGGGACAAATGGAAGGAGCCCATCATGTCCCATTACGAGTACAAAGCCATCCCTGCCCCGCATGAAAGCGAAGCCACCTCCGCCTCGCAAACTCCTGAGGCACGATTGGCCGATGCGGTCACGGTACGGCTCAACGCGATGGCGAAAGAGGGCTGGACCTACCTGCGTTCGGACGCGTTCACCCTCACCGGCGTGGCGGGCAAACAAGCGGTTTTGGTGTTTCGCCGCGAAAGCGATTTCGGCATGTTTGGGCAGGACAAGCCCGGTTTTGGCACCTTCGGGCCAGAAGCCGCCGACTGAGGCCAGAGGCCCGCATGACACGCGGGCCATGCCTTGACCTCCGATCCCCATCCGCTAAACCTGTGCCGCAACGACGCGCCGCCCAACGCAGTCACCACAGGAGACCCTATGCCCCTTTATGAGTACCTCACCGTGCCCGCCCCGCGCAAAGGCGAGAAAATCCGCGGCATCAAGACCTCTGAGGGCCGGATCGCGCAAGCGATGCAAAGCGTGCTCAATGAAAAAGGCGCTGAGGGCTGGGAGTATATCCGCGCCGATCTTTTACCGATGGAAGAGCGTTCTGGGTTGACGTCAAAGGCCGTCACCTATCACACGGTTTTGGTGTTTCGTCGTGAGCGCGATGCCACTGCCGTGGCGACGGCCGCCACGACGGAACAGGCCGCGGTACAACCGCGCAAATCTCCGGTCGCGGACCGCAACACGCCACCGCCCTCTGTCCCCTTTCCGTCCCATGCCGAAAAAGGCGCGGGCGCCAACGCCCGCCGCCTCTCGCCCGACGTGGCCGATGAGATTGCCGAAGACCGCGAGTCTTAATCCCGCGGCCCCATCATAGCGCTCAGGCGTCCAAATCCAGGGCCAGCGCATGAATGCGCGGCACCAAATCGCCGAGCGCTTTGTGCACCATCCGGTGACGCGACACGCGCGATTGTCCGGCAAAGGCGTCTGAGCGGATCATCACATTAAAATGCGTCTCCCCCGCCCCGCCGGGATTTCCGGCATGTCCGGCGTGTGAGGCGCTATCATCCTCGATCTGCAAGATTTTTGGCGCAAAGGCCGCCTGTAACCTGACGCGCATTTCATCCGCAATTGTCATCTCTCTCTCCCAGTTTTCGGCCCCAAGGCCTTTCCCATTTTGCATTCTTCATCTAAAGTCCTGCGTCCGAGTCGAAAAGGTTGAGGCACATGGATAAAAACGATCCCTTCGGTTTTGATATGTCAGTCACGTCATCAAAAAAGAACAAACGTGGTGGCAGACGCGGCATGTCCGGGGCATTTGAGACCTCTAAACGGGTCTGTGAACATGACGGATGTCAGGAATCGGGCCAATATCGCGCGCCCCGGTCGCCTGATCATTTGGACGAGTATAAGTGGTTTTGTAAGGACCACGTGCGCGAATATAATTTGAAATGGAATTTTTTCACCAACGCCACGCCGGAAGAAATGGACGAGCAAATCAAAGCGTCCCAAACCGGCGAACGTCCGACCAAGCCCTTTGGCAAAAAATCGGTCGAACAGAGGGCGTGGGAACGTCTTGGCATTGATGACGCTCATGAGGTGTTGGGCGAAAACGCGACGCAGAATCCGGGCAAATCTGACCCGGCGGCCTCGACGCGCAAATTGCCACCTGTGGAGCGGCAAGCGATTGATATTTTGGAGGCCAAGGATCATTGGACCAAGGCCGAGATCAAAAAACAGTATCGCGCTTTGATCAAAGTGCTGCACCCGGACGTGAACGGCGGCGATCGCTCGCAAGAGGAGCAATTGCAACAGGTCGTTTGGGCCTGGGATCAGCTCAAAGAGAGCCGTTGGTTTAAATAGATCATAGGGTCAAACAGCCTCAAAATAGAAAAAGCCGCCTCACATGGGGCGGCTTTTTTGATGGCGTGAGGCGTGGCTTTAATGTGCCGCGTCCGCTTTCTTACCCGTCACCAAACGGATCAAAGGATTGATGATCCGAGCCACGATGGGGATGAGGATCAGGCCATAGATCAGCCCCAAAATACCATCGAAAAACGCGGTGACGACCCAGGCGACAAAGCCAGCCGCCCCTCAAAGGCATGGGCGGCCGTTTCGGCAATGTGGTGAATGTCGTCATACGGATGCGGTTGGCCCAGTTCGGACAGGCCATGGATCACGATCGAGCCGCCGACCCAAATCATCGCGGCGGTGCCGACAATCATCAAAAGGGTCATCAGGATCGGCATGAATTTCACGATCCCGCGCCCCAAAGCCCGCGTCATCGACAGCCGCCCAACCCGTGCCAACCACAGGCCGACATCATCGGCTTTGACGATCAAGGCAACGCTGCCGTAGACGACCACGGTGATGATCACCCCCGCCAGCCCCAAAGTGAAGGCGCGAAAAACAATGCCTGTGGTGGGATCTAGGGCGGCCAAAATGATGGTCATGATTTCGGCGGAGAGGATGAAATCGGTCTTGACCGCGCCCGCCACTTTGGTCGCTTCGAGATGGGCCGGATCGCCCGTCTCAGACGGCTGACCATCGGCGTGAGGGGCATGGGGTTTGAACAGGTGATAGACCTTTTCCGCCCCCTCAAAACACAAATACGACCCGCCGAGCATCAACAAAGGCGTGACCAGCCACGGCGCGAAGGCCGACAACAGCAAAGCCAGAGGCAAAAGGATCAGCAATTTGTTGCGGATCGAACCAAGGGCAATTTTGCCCACGATCGGCAATTCGCGCGCGGCGGCAAAACCATGGACGTATTTCGGCGTCACGGCAGCGTCATCAATCAC includes:
- the gatB gene encoding Asp-tRNA(Asn)/Glu-tRNA(Gln) amidotransferase subunit GatB; its protein translation is MLDHLEFTTPKPKVISGAKDDWELVIGMEIHAQVASQSKLFSGASTKFGNEPNSNVSFVDAAMPGMLPVINEFCVEQAVRTGLGLKAEINLFSAFDRKNYFYPDLPQGYQISQLYHPIVGEGEVLVDMEPGVARLVRIERIHLEQDAGKSIHDMDPTMSFVDLNRTGVALMEIVSRPDIRGPEEAAAYVLKLRQILRYLGTCDGNMQNGNLRADVNVSVCRPGQYEKYQATQDFGHLGTRCEIKNMNSTRFIQMAIDYEARRQIAILEDGGTVDQETRLYDADKNETRSMRSKEEAHDYRYFPCPDLLPLEIEQGWVDDIAKTLPELPDEKKARFVKEFGLSEYDANVLTADTANASYFEGVAAGTDGKLAANWVINELFGRLKKDDKDIETSPVSPQQLGGIVKLIKSGDISGKIAKDLFEIVYTEGGIPAEIVEARGMKQVTDTGAIEKAVDEVIAANPGQVEKAQQNPKLAGWFVGQVMKATGGKANPGAVDALVKAKLGL
- a CDS encoding DUF4177 domain-containing protein, translating into MPLYEYLTVPAPRKGEKIRGIKTSEGRIAQAMQSVLNEKGAEGWEYIRADLLPMEERSGLTSKAVTYHTVLVFRRERDATAVATAATTEQAAVQPRKSPVADRNTPPPSVPFPSHAEKGAGANARRLSPDVADEIAEDRES
- a CDS encoding Hint domain-containing protein — translated: MGSSLINNPIGYSQDPWGDANDGAYITGGDSVFEDDDVIVFTVQKVNHDGTFDDKTQITGIEVYDNAADYVNGIPKYTYELEKDGGWGWGHNTVSGDVSTSVHNMGDAYLHFPANDFVSSDPNAPDLNYLFLAPGVDLSEAYPVWLSHEQGIDYNEDGSIAGSEVGDGVFTTDNNLFAENEIAAAICLTRGTLIDTPEGPKFIETLSEGDLIHTLDDGPQPIRWIGSRRVVATGKLAPIRIKAGALGNFRDLTVSPNHRMMIRGPKAEILFGERDVLVAAKHLVNDNTIRHMSGGTVEYFHMLFDRHQIIFAEGCPTESLYPGQEALGAVNPEARAEILTLFPEFEHGTQQAELSRYELKAWEAQALKHAS
- a CDS encoding J domain-containing protein, translated to MDKNDPFGFDMSVTSSKKNKRGGRRGMSGAFETSKRVCEHDGCQESGQYRAPRSPDHLDEYKWFCKDHVREYNLKWNFFTNATPEEMDEQIKASQTGERPTKPFGKKSVEQRAWERLGIDDAHEVLGENATQNPGKSDPAASTRKLPPVERQAIDILEAKDHWTKAEIKKQYRALIKVLHPDVNGGDRSQEEQLQQVVWAWDQLKESRWFK
- a CDS encoding BolA family protein, whose protein sequence is MTIADEMRVRLQAAFAPKILQIEDDSASHAGHAGNPGGAGETHFNVMIRSDAFAGQSRVSRHRMVHKALGDLVPRIHALALDLDA
- a CDS encoding Hint domain-containing protein, which produces MPTEDILVMGSSLLDNASIGTNSGGTNGGNMMIHSGDMVFQSDDVIVITVENVTDGEVTGQSRIVGMVVYDTPADYVNGTPLYTYHPMNPGQYANIQSDISGLGDTYLRFNANVLVSSDGGPQINTILIAPGQDLSQLRPVIQIGHETDMDYDGDGVIDTQGDGNFNIDNNLIAEEIIHGAVCLTRGTLIDTPKGPRYIETLTEGDLVNTLDAGPQPIRWIGSRKLAARGPLAPVLIRAGALGNLRDLCVSQNHRMLLRGPQAEVLFGERDVLVAAKHLVNDTTIRLKPGGTVEYFHMLFDRHQIIFAEGCPTESLYPGQQALNSVTTDSRDEILSVFPELLCESRDPHLSRYELKAWEAQALKRAS